A part of Kitasatospora acidiphila genomic DNA contains:
- a CDS encoding glycosyltransferase, whose product MSDQVHPVSLVSVVMPARNAEATIATQLAALGCQTYPGAWEVIAVENGSSDGTRALLRSWQQRMPQLRVVDAADGCGVNRARNIGCHHARGEFVLCCDADDVVAPGWMAGLVDVLGTTPAVGGALERRKLNARVALAARPPKESDALLDTFAFLPYPAGANCGFHKELWRRLGGFDESYRYGSDDVEFFWRAQLAGHRLAFAPGAVVHYRLRAEPRAIERQLYRYGRSHPQLYRDFADHGMPPSRLPEAAAAWGSLLIRLPDLVGPADRRAALLAQLAMRTGRIVGSARYRRCYL is encoded by the coding sequence ATGAGCGACCAGGTCCATCCGGTGAGCCTGGTCTCGGTCGTCATGCCCGCGCGCAACGCCGAGGCGACGATCGCCACGCAGCTGGCGGCCCTGGGCTGCCAGACCTACCCGGGCGCTTGGGAGGTCATCGCCGTCGAGAACGGATCGAGCGACGGCACCCGCGCGCTGCTGCGGTCCTGGCAGCAGCGGATGCCGCAGCTGAGGGTGGTCGACGCCGCCGACGGCTGCGGTGTCAACCGCGCGCGCAACATCGGCTGCCACCACGCGCGCGGCGAATTCGTGCTCTGCTGCGACGCGGACGACGTGGTGGCCCCCGGCTGGATGGCGGGCCTGGTCGACGTCCTGGGCACCACGCCCGCCGTCGGGGGCGCGCTCGAACGCCGCAAGCTCAACGCCCGGGTGGCCCTCGCCGCGCGCCCGCCGAAGGAGTCCGATGCGCTACTCGACACCTTCGCCTTCCTGCCCTACCCGGCGGGTGCCAACTGCGGCTTCCACAAGGAGCTCTGGCGCCGCCTGGGCGGCTTCGACGAGAGCTACCGCTACGGCAGCGACGACGTCGAGTTCTTCTGGCGCGCCCAACTGGCCGGCCACCGGCTGGCTTTCGCACCCGGCGCCGTCGTGCACTACCGACTCCGCGCCGAACCACGAGCGATCGAACGCCAGTTGTACCGCTACGGCCGCTCGCACCCCCAGCTCTACCGGGACTTCGCCGACCATGGCATGCCCCCCTCCCGGCTACCGGAGGCCGCCGCGGCCTGGGGGAGCCTCCTGATCCGCCTGCCCGACCTGGTCGGCCCCGCCGACCGCCGCGCCGCCCTGCTGGCCCAACTCGCCATGCGCACCGGCCGGATCGTGGGCAGCGCCAGATACCGGCGGTGCTATCTGTAG